A genomic region of Ornithorhynchus anatinus isolate Pmale09 chromosome 7, mOrnAna1.pri.v4, whole genome shotgun sequence contains the following coding sequences:
- the AGXT gene encoding serine--pyruvate aminotransferase, whose protein sequence is MQRIVQSNSFLAFGAAVWPPARLPRLIPQCCRAMSSQKLLVSPPPSLLKPFVIPDKLLLGPGPSNLPPRVMAAGGLQMIGHMHKEMFQIMDEIKEGIQYAFQTKNQITLAISGSGHSAMEAALFNALEPGDSVMVGVNGIWGQRAADIAERIGGKVHQLVKSPGGYYTLQDIEKGLIQHKPVLLFLTQGESSSGVLQPLDGYGDLCHRYNCLLLVDCVASLGGTPIHMDKQAIDILYSGSQKVLNAPPGTSIISFSEKARKKIFSRKTKPVSFALDMSWLANFWGCDDKPRIYHHTTPVISLYSLREGLAILAEQGLEKSWKHHEEVTQYLYEELQKLGLKLFVKEPEVRLPTVTTVAVPEGYNWKDIVDFLMNKYGIEITGGLGPSIGMVLRIGLLGYNCSRANVDKVIQALREALKQCPKNKI, encoded by the exons ATGCAGAGAATAGTTCAGAGCAATTCCTTCCTTGCCTTCGGAGCAGCCGTTTGGCCTCCCGCTCGCCTGCCCAGGCTCATCCCTCAGTGCTGCCGGGCCATGTCATCTCAGAAGCTGCTAGTGTCTCCTCCCCCGTCACTGCTGAAACCTTTTGTGATTCCAGACAAGCTGTTGTTGGGACCTGGGCCTTCCAATCTTCCTCCCCGGGTAATGGCAGCTGGAGGACTCCAGATGATTGGACATATGCATAAGGAGATGTTCCAG ATTATGGATGAAATCAAAGAGGGGATTCAGTACGCTTTCCAAACCAAGAACCAAATCACTTTGGCCATCTCTGGTTCTGGACACTCTGCCATGGAAGCTGCCCTCTTCAATGCCTTGGAGCCCGGTGACTCAGTGATGGTGGGAGTCAATGGAATCTGGGGCCAGCGGGCAGCTGATATCGCTGAGAGAATAG GAGGAAAAGTACACCAATTAGTGAAGTCCCCTGGAGGATATTATACCCTGCAAGATATAGAAAAG GGTCTAATACAGCATAAGCCTGTGCTGCTTTTCCTCACACAAGGAGAATCTTCCAGTGGAGTCCTGCAGCCTCTAGATGGATATGGAGACCTTTGCCACAG GTATAACTGCTTACTCCTCGTCGACTGTGTGGCGTCGCTAGGAGGAACTCCAATCCACATGGACAAGCAGG cTATTGACATTTTGTACTCCGGCTCTCAGAAAGTCTTAAACGCCCCTCCCGGCACCTCCATCATCTCTTTCAGTGAGAAAGCCAG AAAGAAAATTTTCAGCCGGAAGACAAAACCCGTTTCCTTTGCTCTAGACATGAGTTGGCTGGCCAATTTTTGGGGCTGCGACGACAAGCCGAGAAT ATATCACCATACCACGCCAGTTATCAGCCTATACAGTCTGCGAGAGGGTTTGGCCATCCTAGCTGAACAG gGTTTAGAGAAATCTTGGAAGCATCATGAAGAGGTGACTCAGTATCTATATGAGGAGCTGCAAAAACTGGGCCTCAAGCTCTTTGTGAAGGAGCCG GAGGTGCGATTACCCACCGTCACCACTGTGGCGGTGCCTGAGGGATACAACTGGAAGGATATAGTAGACTTTCTTATGAATAAGTACGGAATAGAAATCACGGGAGGCCTGGGTCCTTCCATAGGAATG GTGCTGAGGATCGGACTCTTAGGCTATAACTGTAGCAGAGCTAATGTCGACAAGGTCATTCAGGCCCTAAGGGAGGCACTCAAGCAATGCCCTAAAAACAAGATTTGA